The following is a genomic window from Pantoea vagans.
GGGTCACCATCGCTGGCGGCAAATCGGCGAGGTCGATAATGTGGCTCTGGCAAAGATTAACGATTCGCTCGACCAGATTTTCCAGCTCACGCACGTTGCCAGGCCAGTGCCAGGCCTCAAGAGCGTTCATTGCTTCAGGACTGACCTGCGGAGGCAGTTTATTCAGCCGCTGACACAGCGTGCGGATAAAGGTATTCACCAGATCGGGAATATCGCTTTGCCGTTCACGCAGGGCGGGGATGGTCAGCGAAATGACATTCAGGCGATAAAACAGGTCACGCCGGAAGGCACCCTGTTCGACTGCGCTTTGCAGATCGCAGTGGGTCGCCGCGATAATACGGACATCCACTTTTACCGGATGCGCCGCCCCGATGCGCAGTACTTCACTCTCCTGCAGTACACGTAGCAGGCTGGTCTGCGCCTCCAGCGGCATCTCGCCAATCTCGTCCAGAAACAGTGTGCCCCCGTCGGCCAGTTCAAACTTGCCTGCCGATCCACCGCGCCGTGAACCGGTAAAGGCGCCATCGACGTAGCCGAACAGCTCGCTCTGTACCAGATCACGCGGCAGTGCGCCGCAGTTGACGGCGACAAAGGACTCATGTGCCCGGCTACTGGCGTTGTGGATCGCCTGAGCAAACAGTTCTTTGCCGGTTCCGCTTTCACCGGTCAGCAGAACGGTACTGTCACTGCGACTGCTGGCGCGGGCATCCTGAAGTGCCTGCTGAAGCGTAGGGGCCTGACCGCGTATCATATCAAAGGTATAACTGGCGCTGACGCCGAGAACCCGTCGCGTAATGGCGCGAATGCGCTGGTTTTCCCGAAGCGAGAGGATACGCCCGCCGTCCGGGGCCGGCATCAGCGAGACCAGACAGGAGACGCTGTGCCTGCCATCAGGGCGGAAAACCATCTCACGGTCATTGCAGCAGGGCAGGGTAAGCAGCGAACCAGATTGGGGTTGCAGCAGCTGGTCAATCGAAGCGTTACCGGCATCAAGACCGGCAAAGATCTGACGCGCATAGCGATTCAGCGTTTTGATACGTCCCTCGCGGTCACAGACCACCACGCCTTCATTCAGGTTTTCCAGTATCGACTGCTGCTCGGCCAGCAGGCGGCGCAGCGTCAGCTGCTGGCCGA
Proteins encoded in this region:
- a CDS encoding sigma-54-dependent Fis family transcriptional regulator — translated: MQSLHDLLPNKEESDAIFSLPDGSDAAQWETQLVRGWQAFLQGEKPHWIRRSILQSWARSREHHIDPTHFCYTPTDPSELAAILSHNSELIAVAHSVMENLLAYNPDGHINLTDAQGVVLSFCGSDLTPVGSVLREEILGTNCTARCLREQRLVYVLSGENWKIALRKRNRQCAAAPIRDASGQMTGVLTLTATPDNFNAHTLGTVQAAAEAIGQQLTLRRLLAEQQSILENLNEGVVVCDREGRIKTLNRYARQIFAGLDAGNASIDQLLQPQSGSLLTLPCCNDREMVFRPDGRHSVSCLVSLMPAPDGGRILSLRENQRIRAITRRVLGVSASYTFDMIRGQAPTLQQALQDARASSRSDSTVLLTGESGTGKELFAQAIHNASSRAHESFVAVNCGALPRDLVQSELFGYVDGAFTGSRRGGSAGKFELADGGTLFLDEIGEMPLEAQTSLLRVLQESEVLRIGAAHPVKVDVRIIAATHCDLQSAVEQGAFRRDLFYRLNVISLTIPALRERQSDIPDLVNTFIRTLCQRLNKLPPQVSPEAMNALEAWHWPGNVRELENLVERIVNLCQSHIIDLADLPPAMVTRSDAENHTSASSLLQDNERACILQTLRAQGGNMRQSAKLLGISRTALYNKLNQWNIAIDTLRQ